A part of Variovorax sp. HW608 genomic DNA contains:
- a CDS encoding ABC transporter permease has translation MNAEGRPGWVLATVSMAVIVFLQIPVLVVVLAAFSKTAYLTIPPQGLTLHWFEVVLTDADYLGAAWTSLWLALASTGGSLVLGLAAAYALHRKFVPGSEMLTSLLMAPLVLPSVVLGVALLQYYTLTGMRGYSAGLWIAHVVITVPYVVRASLAGLSAVDPSLEDAARVLGADGPTGFRLVTLPLVKPGLVAGGLFAFITSLDNVPVTVFLLSASQSTLPVKIFTSVEHGVDPGIAAVSTLLIAATGVVLVLAERWTGFHKYV, from the coding sequence ATGAATGCCGAAGGCAGGCCGGGCTGGGTCCTGGCAACGGTCTCCATGGCCGTCATCGTGTTCCTGCAGATCCCGGTCCTCGTGGTCGTGCTGGCGGCCTTCAGCAAGACGGCCTATCTGACGATCCCGCCGCAGGGTCTCACGCTGCACTGGTTCGAGGTCGTGCTCACCGACGCCGACTACCTGGGCGCGGCATGGACCAGCCTCTGGCTCGCGCTGGCCTCGACGGGCGGGTCACTGGTGCTCGGGCTGGCGGCGGCCTACGCGCTGCACCGCAAGTTCGTCCCGGGCTCGGAGATGCTCACCTCGTTGCTGATGGCGCCGCTGGTGCTGCCGTCGGTGGTGCTCGGTGTCGCCTTGCTGCAGTACTACACGCTCACGGGCATGCGCGGCTATTCGGCGGGCCTGTGGATCGCGCACGTCGTGATCACCGTTCCCTATGTGGTGCGTGCGAGCTTGGCCGGGCTGTCGGCGGTCGACCCGTCCCTGGAGGACGCGGCGCGCGTGCTGGGCGCCGACGGGCCCACGGGCTTCCGGCTCGTCACCCTGCCGCTCGTGAAGCCCGGCCTGGTGGCCGGAGGACTGTTCGCATTCATTACCTCGCTCGACAACGTGCCGGTCACGGTATTCCTGCTGTCGGCGAGTCAGAGCACGCTTCCCGTGAAGATCTTCACCTCGGTCGAGCATGGCGTCGACCCCGGCATCGCGGCCGTGTCGACGCTGCTGATCGCCGCCACCGGCGTGGTGCTGGTGCTGGCGGAGCGCTGGACGGGATTTCACAAATACGTTTGA
- a CDS encoding polysaccharide deacetylase family protein: protein MPVTSKGFPLMLTFDLDAETMWTARDPAYARRPILMSQGAYGWKVGMPRVLKLLERYGVHATFFIPGWVAERNEALVKDVVARGHEVAHHSYSHRWIVNISPEEEREEMERGMEVLTRITGHRPRGWRSPAAEFSDITLDLIEEYGFDYSSNFFDDDSPYLLEIGGQRTNIVELPFRWVLDDAPFWQYSIVLPGRTLQAPSAVLEAWKSEFDVLHAEDRMMMLGMHPEIIGQPSRIKVLEGLIEHALAQPDVWIDRCDRISDDMRPRLQEAAQK from the coding sequence ATGCCGGTGACAAGCAAGGGCTTCCCGTTGATGTTGACCTTCGATCTCGACGCCGAGACCATGTGGACGGCGCGCGACCCCGCCTACGCCAGGCGCCCGATCCTGATGTCGCAGGGGGCCTACGGATGGAAGGTGGGCATGCCGCGTGTGCTGAAGCTGCTCGAACGCTACGGCGTGCACGCCACCTTCTTCATCCCCGGATGGGTGGCCGAACGCAACGAAGCCCTGGTGAAGGACGTCGTCGCGCGCGGCCACGAAGTGGCCCACCACAGCTACAGCCACCGCTGGATCGTCAACATCTCGCCGGAAGAAGAGCGCGAGGAGATGGAGCGGGGCATGGAAGTGCTCACGCGCATCACCGGACATCGTCCGCGGGGCTGGCGCTCGCCGGCGGCGGAGTTCAGCGACATCACGCTGGACCTGATCGAGGAATACGGCTTCGACTATTCGTCGAACTTCTTCGATGACGATTCGCCCTACCTGCTGGAGATCGGCGGACAGCGCACGAACATCGTCGAACTGCCGTTCCGCTGGGTGCTCGACGACGCGCCGTTCTGGCAGTACTCGATCGTCCTGCCCGGCCGCACGCTGCAGGCGCCCTCGGCCGTGCTGGAGGCGTGGAAGAGCGAGTTCGACGTGCTCCATGCCGAGGACCGCATGATGATGCTCGGCATGCACCCCGAGATCATCGGGCAGCCCTCCCGGATCAAGGTGCTCGAGGGCCTGATCGAGCATGCCCTGGCACAGCCGGACGTCTGGATCGACCGCTGCGACAGGATCAGCGACGACATGCGGCCCCGGCTGCAAGAGGCGGCGCAGAAATGA
- a CDS encoding SDR family NAD(P)-dependent oxidoreductase has translation MTGVEGRAFFVTGGASGIGLAVARLALQRGAKVCVVDRDGDALMRAAQALGSDAQAVACDVADAARVNEAVALAAARLGRLDAVVNAAGVDHLTPLDRIADEDWARTLAVNLTGPMLVCRAAVPHLRRAGGGTIVNVASAAGLVPLPGRSAYCATKAGVIMFGKALAMELAADGIRVNAVCPGAVDTPLLRTSYEDADDASAALEAIRQRYALRRVARPEELAEAVLYLSSPASSYVTGTAHAVDGGRSFH, from the coding sequence ATGACGGGCGTCGAGGGCCGCGCCTTCTTCGTCACCGGCGGGGCCAGCGGCATCGGGCTGGCGGTGGCACGGCTTGCATTGCAGCGGGGTGCGAAGGTCTGCGTCGTGGACCGCGACGGCGACGCGTTGATGCGGGCGGCGCAGGCACTGGGCAGCGACGCCCAGGCCGTCGCCTGCGATGTCGCGGATGCAGCCCGGGTCAACGAAGCCGTGGCGCTGGCGGCGGCCCGGCTTGGGCGGCTCGACGCGGTCGTGAACGCGGCCGGCGTGGACCACCTGACGCCGCTCGATCGCATCGCCGACGAGGACTGGGCGCGCACGCTCGCGGTCAATCTCACCGGGCCGATGCTCGTCTGTCGCGCGGCGGTGCCGCATCTGCGGCGGGCTGGCGGCGGCACCATCGTCAACGTCGCGTCGGCCGCCGGGCTGGTCCCGCTGCCGGGCCGCAGCGCGTACTGCGCGACCAAGGCCGGCGTCATCATGTTCGGCAAGGCACTCGCCATGGAACTGGCGGCCGACGGCATCCGCGTCAACGCCGTGTGCCCGGGCGCGGTGGATACGCCGCTGCTGCGCACCAGCTACGAGGATGCGGACGACGCATCCGCTGCGCTCGAGGCCATCCGGCAGCGCTATGCACTGCGCCGCGTGGCCCGACCCGAAGAGCTCGCCGAGGCGGTGCTCTACCTCAGCAGCCCCGCATCGAGCTACGTCACGGGCACCGCCCACGCGGTGGACGGCGGGCGCAGCTTCCACTGA
- a CDS encoding SDR family NAD(P)-dependent oxidoreductase, with amino-acid sequence MHARFQDRVVVVTGGGQGIGAATALRFAHEGARVAVMDLDCKEVAGRVALAFDGDCTDAGKVAAFFDQLEAGLGPVDVLFNNVGQSARDKGGPFAASEESTWRFVLEVSLLTTMRASRRIAPGMCERGRGRIINMSSDAAFVGDAGLADYASAKMGIVGLTRALARELAPQGVTVNAVCPGAIRTRAHDQLKPEVLDRIRAGTPAGFVGEPADVAALVAFLASDEARFITGQTILVDGGRWML; translated from the coding sequence ATGCATGCACGATTTCAGGACCGCGTGGTCGTGGTCACCGGCGGCGGCCAGGGCATCGGTGCGGCGACGGCGCTGCGCTTCGCGCACGAGGGCGCCCGCGTGGCCGTCATGGACCTCGACTGCAAGGAGGTCGCCGGCCGCGTGGCGCTCGCCTTCGATGGCGATTGCACCGACGCCGGCAAAGTCGCGGCATTCTTCGACCAGTTGGAAGCCGGGCTGGGGCCGGTGGATGTGCTGTTCAACAACGTGGGTCAGAGCGCGCGTGACAAGGGCGGCCCGTTCGCGGCATCCGAGGAGAGCACCTGGCGCTTCGTCCTCGAGGTGTCGCTGCTCACCACGATGCGCGCCTCGCGCCGCATCGCCCCGGGCATGTGCGAGCGTGGTCGCGGGCGCATCATCAACATGAGCAGCGACGCAGCCTTCGTCGGGGACGCCGGTCTCGCCGACTACGCCTCCGCCAAGATGGGCATCGTCGGTCTGACGCGCGCGCTGGCGCGCGAGTTGGCGCCGCAGGGCGTGACCGTGAATGCCGTCTGTCCCGGTGCGATCCGCACCCGTGCGCACGACCAGCTGAAGCCCGAGGTGCTCGACCGCATCCGCGCCGGCACGCCCGCCGGCTTCGTCGGGGAGCCTGCGGACGTGGCGGCGCTCGTGGCCTTTCTTGCCAGCGACGAAGCGCGTTTCATCACCGGCCAGACGATCCTCGTCGACGGTGGCCGCTGGATGCTCTGA
- a CDS encoding amidase codes for MTDLADLSARELASRIRRKEVSPVEAVRAALARIEARRELNAFITVTADLALDAARKAEQQVMAGAALPPLHGVPYSVKDLTLTAGVRTTMGSLLYEQFVPQEDALPVARAKAAGTILIGKTTTPEFGHKQGADAPIFGRTLNPVDPRFTCGASSSGAAVAVAAGMGPIALGTDGGGSIRIPASCCGIVGLKPTLGHVANLQPPDLFAANSYVGPMARDVAGTALLYEAIRGGDGRDPYGQAPTPSGRAVPMALHGLRVAWLPRCGNRLDPEVEAASTAAVRLMEREGAIVETVELDFVSLERHFLVVLESVLAARIGDQLERFESRIDPSLAGAVRRGREHSAVALHEAGFARTRCFAELQALFERFDVLVSPTVSAPPLPVEQDPNGSVEIAGEPAGTIRGAWYPYTYPMNLTGHPALSMPCGKSRLGLPIGLQLAGRWHDDRFLLGIAALLEARLGQVASPDPLL; via the coding sequence ATGACCGACCTGGCCGACCTGAGCGCGCGCGAACTGGCGTCGCGCATCCGTCGCAAGGAAGTGTCGCCCGTCGAGGCGGTGCGCGCGGCGCTCGCGCGCATCGAGGCGCGGCGCGAGCTGAATGCCTTCATCACCGTGACCGCCGACCTGGCGCTCGATGCGGCCCGGAAGGCCGAGCAGCAGGTGATGGCCGGGGCCGCGCTGCCGCCGCTGCACGGCGTCCCGTACTCGGTGAAGGACCTCACGCTGACGGCCGGCGTCCGCACCACGATGGGCTCGCTGCTCTACGAGCAGTTCGTGCCGCAGGAGGATGCACTGCCGGTGGCGCGCGCCAAGGCGGCCGGCACGATCCTGATCGGCAAGACCACGACGCCGGAGTTCGGCCACAAGCAAGGCGCTGACGCGCCGATCTTCGGCCGCACGCTGAATCCGGTCGACCCACGCTTCACCTGCGGGGCGTCGAGCAGCGGGGCGGCGGTCGCAGTCGCCGCAGGCATGGGTCCGATCGCGCTGGGAACCGACGGCGGCGGCTCGATCCGCATCCCGGCCTCGTGCTGCGGCATCGTCGGGCTCAAGCCGACGCTCGGCCACGTGGCGAACCTGCAGCCGCCCGACCTGTTCGCGGCCAACTCCTATGTCGGACCGATGGCGCGCGATGTTGCCGGCACGGCGCTGCTGTACGAGGCGATCCGGGGCGGCGACGGGCGCGACCCGTACGGACAGGCACCGACACCGTCCGGCAGGGCCGTGCCGATGGCCTTGCACGGACTGCGCGTCGCGTGGCTGCCGCGCTGCGGCAACCGGCTCGATCCGGAAGTCGAGGCGGCAAGCACTGCGGCGGTGCGCCTGATGGAGCGCGAAGGAGCGATCGTGGAAACGGTCGAGCTCGACTTCGTGTCGCTCGAGCGGCATTTCCTCGTCGTGCTCGAATCGGTTCTTGCGGCACGCATCGGCGATCAGCTCGAACGCTTCGAATCCCGGATCGATCCGTCGCTTGCGGGTGCGGTGCGCCGCGGTCGGGAACACAGCGCAGTCGCGCTCCACGAGGCGGGATTCGCGCGCACCCGCTGCTTTGCTGAACTGCAGGCCCTGTTCGAGCGCTTCGACGTGCTGGTCTCGCCCACGGTCTCGGCGCCGCCGCTGCCGGTCGAGCAGGATCCGAACGGCAGCGTCGAGATCGCCGGCGAGCCGGCCGGCACGATCCGCGGCGCATGGTATCCCTACACCTATCCCATGAACCTCACGGGCCACCCGGCGCTTTCGATGCCTTGCGGCAAGAGCCGCCTGGGCCTGCCGATCGGCTTGCAGCTCGCGGGGCGCTGGCATGACGATCGCTTCCTGCTGGGCATCGCGGCACTGCTCGAAGCCCGGTTGGGTCAGGTTGCTTCGCCCGACCCACTCCTTTGA
- a CDS encoding helix-turn-helix domain-containing protein codes for MYDSNIMRAPGSHASSIHSYGLFGEASQLPDVLHCETIAARSVLHSWELASHRHSRLHQLLLLREGSGKAWLESDSMALGRHTLVNVPVGDVHAFSFSPGTQGWVLSLPDELVAQQLAHEPMLRQSLARAVAIPVKAVVASQLISLFTLLWKTYGDDGASGRSLLLTGLGTAVLALAGKALVEASSRDSDLGGSRVLRRFEALLERQFASAWRVSDYAQALGVTPAHLSRVARGATGLPVSRLVDARRMREARRQLAYTTASVAAVGELLGYEDPAHFSKVFSRTCGCSPRAFRASVTQLAGRSSQRSGSGEAT; via the coding sequence TTGTACGATTCGAACATCATGCGCGCACCGGGTTCACATGCAAGCTCCATCCACTCGTATGGGCTCTTCGGCGAGGCGAGCCAGCTCCCCGACGTGCTGCATTGCGAGACGATTGCCGCACGCTCGGTGCTGCACAGCTGGGAACTGGCCTCGCACCGCCATTCGCGCCTGCACCAGCTGCTGCTGTTGCGGGAAGGCTCCGGCAAGGCGTGGCTGGAGTCCGATTCGATGGCGCTGGGCAGGCACACCCTGGTCAATGTGCCGGTCGGCGATGTGCACGCCTTTTCGTTTTCGCCTGGCACCCAGGGCTGGGTTCTGAGCCTGCCCGATGAGCTCGTGGCGCAGCAGCTGGCCCACGAGCCGATGCTGCGTCAATCGCTCGCACGCGCCGTTGCGATTCCGGTGAAAGCGGTCGTCGCGTCACAGTTGATTTCGCTCTTCACCTTGCTCTGGAAGACCTACGGCGACGATGGCGCTTCGGGACGATCGCTGCTCCTCACCGGCCTGGGCACGGCCGTGCTGGCACTGGCCGGCAAGGCTTTGGTGGAGGCTTCGTCCCGCGACAGCGATCTGGGGGGATCGCGGGTCCTGCGCCGCTTCGAAGCGCTGCTCGAGCGGCAGTTCGCCTCCGCGTGGCGAGTCAGTGACTATGCGCAGGCCCTGGGCGTGACGCCCGCCCATCTGAGCCGCGTTGCCCGCGGCGCCACCGGCCTGCCGGTGTCGCGTCTGGTGGATGCCCGCCGCATGCGCGAGGCGCGAAGACAACTTGCCTACACCACCGCGAGTGTTGCAGCGGTGGGCGAATTGCTCGGCTACGAGGACCCTGCTCATTTCAGCAAGGTGTTCAGCCGTACTTGCGGATGCTCTCCGCGCGCGTTTCGTGCAAGCGTCACCCAGCTCGCCGGTCGGTCATCTCAAAGGAGTGGGTCGGGCGAAGCAACCTGA
- the pobA gene encoding 4-hydroxybenzoate 3-monooxygenase → MKTQVCIIGGGPSGLLLSQLLDLKGISNIVLEKHSREYVLARIRAGVLEHGFAELMREAQCGERMDREGEIHHGFFISHDGRLDRMDLHKYSGGHSVMVYGQTELTRDLYEARDRAKGQVIHDAQDVQPHDLDTDAPWVTYRKGDDVVRVDCEFVIGADGYHGVSRKSIPADVLREYEKVYPFGWLGVLSRTKPVSPELIYAKHERGFALCSMRSQVLSRYYIQVPLSDTVEAWSDELFWAELKRRLPAEVAERLVTGTSIEKSIAPLRSFVAEPMRWGRLFLAGDAAHIVPPTGARGLNTAASDIHYLYHAMVDHYLKGDSSGLDNYSAKALARVWKAQRFSWWMTTMLHTFPQNSGYDNELQKTELEYLLSSDRAKGVLAENYVGLPF, encoded by the coding sequence GTGAAAACCCAAGTTTGCATCATCGGCGGCGGCCCTTCGGGTCTGCTTCTCTCCCAGCTGCTCGATCTGAAGGGCATCTCGAACATCGTGCTGGAGAAGCACAGTCGGGAGTACGTACTGGCTCGTATTCGAGCGGGTGTCCTGGAGCACGGATTCGCCGAGCTGATGCGGGAGGCCCAATGCGGCGAGCGGATGGACCGGGAGGGCGAGATTCATCATGGTTTCTTCATCTCGCACGATGGCCGCCTGGATCGGATGGACCTGCACAAATACTCCGGCGGGCATTCGGTGATGGTCTATGGCCAGACCGAGCTGACGCGCGATCTCTACGAGGCACGCGATCGTGCCAAGGGGCAAGTGATTCATGACGCCCAGGATGTGCAGCCGCACGATCTGGACACCGATGCACCATGGGTGACCTATCGCAAGGGCGACGACGTGGTCCGCGTGGATTGCGAATTCGTGATCGGAGCCGATGGCTACCACGGCGTGAGCCGCAAGTCGATCCCCGCCGACGTCCTGCGGGAATACGAGAAGGTCTATCCCTTCGGCTGGCTGGGCGTGCTGTCGCGCACCAAGCCGGTCTCTCCGGAACTGATCTACGCCAAGCACGAGCGCGGCTTCGCGCTGTGCTCCATGCGCTCGCAGGTGCTCAGCCGCTATTACATCCAGGTGCCGCTCTCGGACACCGTGGAGGCCTGGTCGGACGAACTCTTCTGGGCCGAGCTCAAACGCCGGCTCCCGGCCGAAGTCGCCGAGCGCCTCGTGACCGGTACCTCGATCGAAAAGTCGATCGCGCCGTTGCGCTCCTTCGTGGCCGAGCCGATGCGCTGGGGGCGTTTGTTCCTGGCGGGCGACGCCGCGCATATCGTGCCGCCGACGGGCGCGCGCGGGCTGAACACCGCTGCCTCGGACATCCACTACCTCTACCATGCGATGGTCGACCACTACCTCAAGGGCGACTCCTCGGGCCTGGACAACTACTCGGCCAAGGCGCTCGCCCGCGTGTGGAAGGCGCAACGCTTCTCGTGGTGGATGACCACCATGCTGCACACCTTCCCGCAGAACAGCGGCTACGACAACGAGTTGCAGAAAACCGAGCTCGAGTACCTGCTGTCGTCCGACCGGGCCAAGGGGGTGCTGGCCGAGAACTATGTGGGGTTGCCGTTCTGA
- a CDS encoding alpha/beta fold hydrolase, with product MSQTCVVLLPGLLCDETVWQRQRSALAPANCFIPSYGTASSIGDMARGVLAGVPSERFSLAGHSMGGRVALEIMRTAPERVERLALLDTGIDPLPDREAGIRERDQRMALLQIAREQGMRKMGEKWARGMVHEDHVDTPVFAEILEMIGRCTPALFAAQIQALLDRPDAAPVLSALRCSTLILCGRQDAWSPPARHERMHEMRPGSRLVVIEDSGHMSTMEQPAAVSQALIEWLSR from the coding sequence ATGAGTCAAACCTGCGTCGTTCTCTTGCCCGGCCTGCTCTGCGATGAAACCGTCTGGCAGCGCCAGCGTTCGGCACTGGCGCCGGCGAACTGCTTCATTCCCTCCTATGGCACGGCGAGCTCGATCGGAGACATGGCGCGTGGCGTGCTCGCGGGCGTGCCGTCCGAGCGATTCAGCCTGGCTGGACACTCCATGGGCGGGCGCGTGGCACTCGAGATCATGAGAACCGCCCCCGAGCGTGTCGAACGACTGGCTTTGCTGGATACCGGCATCGATCCGCTCCCCGACAGAGAGGCCGGCATCCGCGAACGGGACCAGCGCATGGCCTTGCTTCAGATCGCGCGAGAGCAAGGAATGCGCAAGATGGGGGAGAAATGGGCGCGTGGCATGGTCCATGAAGACCACGTGGACACACCCGTATTCGCCGAGATCCTCGAGATGATCGGGCGCTGCACGCCCGCCCTCTTTGCAGCGCAGATTCAGGCCTTGCTCGATCGCCCCGATGCAGCGCCGGTTCTCTCTGCCCTGCGCTGCTCCACGTTGATCCTGTGCGGTCGCCAGGATGCCTGGAGTCCCCCGGCGCGCCACGAGCGCATGCACGAAATGCGCCCAGGCTCCCGGCTGGTCGTGATCGAGGACAGCGGGCACATGAGCACCATGGAACAGCCCGCGGCGGTGTCCCAGGCGCTCATCGAGTGGCTCAGTCGCTGA
- a CDS encoding GNAT family N-acetyltransferase, with translation MKDTLVRPIQRTDREQWLPLWSGYNAFYDRAGETALAPSITETTWERFFSPLEPVFALVAEVDGKVVGIAHYLFHRSTTRIEPVCYLQDLFTDPEARGRGVGRALIQGVYEQAGEAGARRVYWQTKATNEAGRALYDRVARHIGFIVYSHELP, from the coding sequence GTGAAAGACACCCTTGTCAGGCCGATCCAGCGAACCGACCGCGAGCAATGGCTGCCTTTGTGGAGCGGCTACAACGCCTTCTACGACCGGGCAGGAGAGACGGCGCTGGCGCCGTCGATCACAGAGACCACATGGGAGCGATTCTTCAGCCCGCTGGAGCCGGTGTTCGCACTCGTCGCGGAGGTCGATGGAAAAGTGGTGGGGATCGCCCACTACCTGTTTCATCGCAGCACGACAAGAATCGAGCCCGTGTGCTACCTCCAGGATCTGTTCACCGATCCCGAAGCGCGTGGTCGAGGTGTCGGGCGGGCCTTGATCCAGGGTGTCTACGAGCAGGCAGGCGAGGCGGGAGCCCGACGGGTCTACTGGCAAACCAAGGCCACGAACGAGGCGGGGCGGGCGCTCTATGACCGTGTGGCCAGGCACATCGGATTCATCGTGTATTCACACGAGTTGCCATGA
- a CDS encoding methyltransferase family protein, translated as MLLVYRYLFPAMWLGWALYWWAMSRSVKPTVRHESVRSRLLHIVPLAVAMGLLWLPRALLPLLGERILPRAAWTFWIGAAVTLAGLLFSVLARAYLGGNWSGTVTVKENHELITRGPYSVVRHPIYTGLLLAILGTAFARGDLAGVAAVALAFWALWRKLNIEERWMREQFGEKYLTYSQRVAALVPFLL; from the coding sequence ATGCTGCTCGTCTATCGATACCTGTTTCCGGCCATGTGGCTCGGTTGGGCGCTCTACTGGTGGGCGATGTCGCGGAGCGTCAAGCCAACGGTGCGCCACGAGTCGGTTCGCTCGCGGCTATTGCACATCGTTCCACTCGCGGTGGCCATGGGTCTGCTGTGGCTTCCAAGAGCGCTATTGCCTCTACTCGGAGAACGCATTCTTCCTCGCGCCGCATGGACCTTTTGGATTGGGGCGGCAGTCACCCTGGCGGGGCTGTTGTTCAGCGTATTGGCGCGCGCCTATCTGGGCGGGAACTGGAGCGGTACGGTGACGGTCAAGGAGAACCACGAACTCATCACCCGTGGTCCCTACAGCGTTGTCCGTCATCCGATCTACACGGGCCTGCTGCTGGCGATCTTGGGCACCGCTTTCGCACGCGGCGACCTCGCGGGCGTCGCCGCAGTTGCGCTGGCCTTTTGGGCTTTGTGGCGAAAACTGAACATCGAAGAGCGCTGGATGCGTGAGCAGTTCGGTGAAAAGTATTTGACTTACAGCCAGCGTGTCGCCGCCCTTGTCCCGTTTCTTTTGTGA
- a CDS encoding H-NS family nucleoid-associated regulatory protein: protein MANSYAEIRKKIAALQKEADSALAREVAGVVERIQVAIAHYGLTPEQLFGKTARNRNKERVAKVQVQKKQGSIAYGDGQGNTWGGWGKRPTWLREALAAGKNLEDFQLTAPATKPATRKKAQKRRPSSVLYSDGAGRSWTGRGPQPRWLKEAIAQGKTLEEMRS from the coding sequence ATGGCAAATAGTTACGCAGAGATTCGGAAGAAGATTGCCGCACTGCAGAAAGAAGCAGACAGCGCTTTGGCGAGGGAAGTGGCCGGAGTCGTTGAACGCATTCAGGTGGCAATTGCTCATTACGGTCTGACGCCCGAGCAGCTCTTCGGAAAGACTGCGAGGAATCGCAATAAAGAACGTGTCGCCAAGGTTCAGGTGCAGAAGAAGCAAGGCTCAATTGCATACGGCGACGGGCAAGGCAACACCTGGGGCGGCTGGGGAAAGCGCCCCACTTGGCTGCGTGAGGCCTTGGCTGCCGGGAAGAACCTGGAGGACTTTCAACTGACCGCCCCAGCGACGAAGCCTGCCACCAGGAAGAAGGCGCAGAAGCGGCGGCCGTCGAGTGTTCTCTACAGCGACGGCGCGGGTCGTTCGTGGACCGGTCGGGGCCCGCAACCGCGCTGGCTCAAGGAAGCCATCGCGCAAGGAAAGACGCTGGAGGAAATGCGCAGCTGA
- a CDS encoding methyltransferase family protein — protein MNDLELKVPPPVVALVLAVAMWAVSRFTLVFEVDAALRVPVAAAIALAGGAFSAAGVAAFRRAETTLNPMKPDAASSLVTGGIYRVTRNPMYVGLLLVLLAWAAFLCAPWALIGPAVFVAYMNRFQIAPEERALLSMFGDGYSAYRAKVRRWL, from the coding sequence ATGAACGATCTCGAACTGAAGGTGCCGCCACCCGTCGTTGCGCTGGTCCTGGCAGTGGCCATGTGGGCCGTGTCGCGGTTCACCCTTGTGTTCGAGGTGGATGCTGCGCTGCGCGTCCCTGTGGCGGCCGCCATCGCCCTCGCTGGCGGTGCGTTCAGCGCAGCAGGCGTTGCCGCGTTTCGACGTGCCGAGACGACCTTGAACCCGATGAAGCCGGACGCTGCCTCGTCGCTGGTCACCGGCGGCATCTATCGCGTGACTCGCAATCCGATGTACGTCGGCTTGCTCCTGGTGCTCCTCGCATGGGCTGCGTTCCTGTGCGCGCCGTGGGCACTGATCGGACCGGCGGTATTCGTGGCCTACATGAACCGCTTCCAGATCGCACCCGAGGAGAGGGCTCTCCTGTCCATGTTCGGCGACGGCTATTCAGCCTACAGGGCCAAGGTTCGCCGCTGGCTGTAA
- a CDS encoding fumarylacetoacetate hydrolase family protein, giving the protein MKLATLKNARRDGRLVVVSRDLAKAVDAAPVAATMREAIENWSAAEPGLQKLYDALNAGQARDAFAFDPGQAMAPLPRSHQFVDASAFLNHGDIMERAYNLTVKKTPGVAVLVPRQGDDFRGPRDDYEFPAEADQCDFEGEFAVITDDVPMGATPAEALGHVRLVTILNDVSMRGHLFRELQMGFGLVQAKPATIFAPVAVTPDELGDAWKDGRVHLDMKVSRNGEWFGHPNGREMDFGFGEMIAHIAYNRRLGAGFVLGSGTVSNKGYEQVGSACLAERRAIETLAHGEARTGFLKFGEQLRFEVLDGAGQSVFGAIEVRFVPFERKSAA; this is encoded by the coding sequence ATGAAACTCGCAACCCTCAAGAATGCCCGGCGCGATGGCCGTCTCGTGGTCGTCTCGCGCGATCTTGCCAAGGCCGTCGACGCGGCGCCCGTGGCCGCCACGATGCGCGAAGCCATCGAGAACTGGAGCGCGGCCGAGCCCGGCCTGCAGAAGCTGTACGACGCGCTCAACGCCGGCCAGGCGCGAGACGCGTTTGCCTTCGATCCCGGTCAGGCCATGGCCCCGCTGCCGCGCAGCCACCAGTTCGTGGACGCCTCGGCCTTCCTCAACCACGGCGACATCATGGAGCGCGCCTACAACCTGACGGTCAAGAAGACGCCGGGCGTGGCGGTGCTGGTGCCGCGCCAGGGCGACGATTTCCGCGGTCCCCGCGATGACTATGAATTTCCCGCCGAGGCGGACCAGTGCGACTTCGAGGGCGAATTCGCCGTCATCACCGACGACGTGCCCATGGGCGCCACGCCGGCCGAGGCGCTGGGCCATGTGCGCCTGGTCACCATCCTGAACGACGTGAGCATGCGCGGCCACCTGTTCCGCGAGCTGCAGATGGGCTTCGGGCTGGTGCAGGCGAAGCCGGCCACCATCTTCGCGCCGGTGGCCGTCACGCCGGACGAACTCGGCGATGCCTGGAAGGACGGCCGCGTCCACCTGGACATGAAGGTCTCGCGCAACGGCGAGTGGTTCGGCCATCCCAACGGCCGGGAGATGGACTTCGGCTTCGGCGAGATGATCGCCCATATCGCCTACAACCGCCGGCTGGGCGCCGGATTCGTGCTCGGCTCCGGCACGGTGTCGAACAAGGGCTACGAACAGGTGGGCTCGGCCTGCCTGGCCGAGCGCCGCGCCATCGAGACGCTCGCCCACGGCGAGGCCCGCACCGGCTTCCTGAAGTTCGGCGAGCAGTTGCGATTCGAGGTGCTGGACGGTGCGGGCCAGTCGGTGTTCGGCGCCATCGAGGTGCGCTTCGTGCCGTTCGAAAGGAAGAGCGCGGCATGA